DNA from Diachasmimorpha longicaudata isolate KC_UGA_2023 chromosome 17, iyDiaLong2, whole genome shotgun sequence:
gacagtaaaaaatagtttattttatattccaTTCAGGGATGTGACAGGGATTCAACTCAAATATTCACGGGCTATGGTTAGTATATGTAAACGAGTGAGAAAGATGAAGAAGTGAGAGTGGAATAGAACGGATGGAATTGAAATCAACAAGAAAATTGAGTCGAACTGAATTAGGTAAATAGCTTGAAGAGCGTGCAGACCCATAATTGTGCCCTTTGTGGGGTTCATACCAACTGACTCGCGAACCCCGAGTAATATTAAGTACTGTAGAAGCTTAATACTTTGAAAATTAGTGCTTCACTACCCGGTGAATTTATACGAAGACCTCAAGCAGttgttttaaaattcattcagaATCAAAAGCCACGAATTCGATGTTTCATATCTCTAAATGAGACTTGCCCTCAGCCTAACACATCacataacaataataaaaatatttactaatCAGTAAATTGACAAATTCACTTTCAAATTCGAAATGAACAATCTCAAAAATCAGGAAGTCACCATCGTAGTGACTTTTCGACCCATTCGTCTGAAAAATTAACCCAAAACCTGTCGAGTAAATATTCTAACGACAACACCCTTAAGGCTTTTTTGCCATTCCGATTTGCCGACTGACTTTCCCTCCATAACTTTTCACGACAATATTTCATCCCCTCCGAATTAGTAGATCTGCCtagttacataattttttttcttcatcatcgCCAGTAAAATACTTTATCTTATATTCCATTCAGGGATGTGACAAGGATTCAACTCAAAATATTCACGGTCTATGGTTAGTATATGCAAACGAGTAAGAGATGTGCAAAATTGTGAGTGAGATAGAACGAAGGTGAACGTGGAATATGCAAAATTCTTCTTATTAGAGTAACCACGTCTGGCTTGCTTAAATCATCACCATCGCTCTATCTCTCATCTCAGTATTCTATCGTTGAATTTTATGGTACTGTACTCACTTGGTACGTAGAAGTGCTTTGGTACAGTCACTCGTCCACTGTATCTGAGTGGACGTTATTCCTGGCTGACTCGGCCACTCCTTCACCCACTTGTCTCGTTTACCCAAGATTTTCCGAAGCGCTACACGACAGTGTCGTAGAACATGCCTGAGGCAGTCTCGCATTCTCGTTTctggaacgaaaaaaaaaaaaagaagacgtAATCTTGTTTCCTTCGGGAATGAGCTCTCGTTCAAGATCGAACCAAATTTACGgagaagacaaaaaaaaaatataaaaatagagAACGAGCCgagaggggagggagggagggagggggggcaAAAAAGAGAGGATGATTTCGTGAAAGGGAAAGAATGCATttactctcattttttttttgtatagaGAGATACAAAAGCTTAGTATTTGAGCAGACGATCGAAATGAATCACTGAGAAACAAGAGAATAGTCAGGCGCTCGGTAGAAAAGTAAAATCACGTTCCACTTACCCACTTGACAAAGCCAACACTCCACCTGTCCTTCCAATATTACTGGCTCGAGGAATTCAACGTATTCACTCTCGGTAGACAGCATTCCCTCTGCTAGGTATCTCCCTGTTACTGGCTGTAAACGAAATGATTAAATCCTGTTTATGGATGGATTGACAATCAATGGACTTATCTTGATGGATATCTTACCTTCGATAATTTCAAATACTTTATgttgtcaaataattttttaatgtgggGCTGAATGAGATCAGGGTGTTTTGAATTTGCCAGAATTTCCAACAAATCCTCGTTGGAGATGAAGTAGAAGCGTGGAAATGCGTGCCTTTTTGTTTCCAGATATCTCTCCAGGGCATGCTCAATGGATTCAAGTCTCAGGCTTGAGTTTTTCAGCATTTCGAGGAGATTTTCTGAGGTGGAAAGGACACGATTGTCAGGGAATTATTTATGCACTGCGacgaaactttttttttgaaaaacttcATCATTGTTTCAATCAAGAGATCTGTagctggaaaattttcaagaattaagTCTCTCGTGATGGGAAGCTGGGGGAATTGGAGGTTGATAGAAGATATTTCAGATGAAACTAGAAAACTGTTGGAAAGAACTGGGTTTCGATTAAATTTTCTTCGAGAgaattttaacaaaatttgAATTGGTTTtggtttaatatttttttgttgatatcgagtagtttagaatttttttccttttgattTAGAATTCACAggaattttcgaatatttttctaaaaatcctcctaaaattatttcatcttgAGAGTGCTAGagttcaaataaaaatgtgcATCTTGATTTGGAAAACGCTATTTATCGATCACGGTGTGGTAATCGCCATGATAACATGGACGATCGATGGTTACCCGTTGAGCTTGTTCACACCCGTATATTGTAGTTGACAGTAGTCGTTACTCGTCGACTCCCTCATTTCtgtattgttttttatcgTCGCGGAAAAGTTTTTGGTGTGTGTACTCCGTTCAGCGCTATATATCgtttatatttttgtaattaagtTGTCACGATGGAAGTGACATTGTCCGCACCAGAATCCTAACTAATAGCGTAGCTAAACATTGATTGAGCAAACAAAACGCCCGGTGAAGCTTAAATATTGTTACGTATTTATACCATCAAACAGGGTGAGAACACACTCAACGAATTGTCAGCTCGAAGCGCattttaatattgaatttgGATAGGATTAGAATTTAGAGAGGACAGATGTTAATTCAGTCGTGAAGGGAGAAAATCAGATAAGTCACTTTTTTGTGAATGAGACTGGGAACTGCATGAGAAGGGCCTATTTGTCGATTGTTGTTCATAAAGTAatcgcagttttttttttattttggtagAGAACCGTCAATTTGTTTTATGACTTCAGGAGAAAGTTTAGGGTAGTCCTCGACGAATCCCACAAATTTCATGATTCagtcaattcaatttaatttttaattgaattgatttttaatttttaattgaatttcatgattcagtcaattcaatttaatttttaattaaatgaatcaGTCAATTCAATCAGTCAATCAGATTTCATCAGTCAGTTTTGATTCagtcaattcaatttaattaaaaattaaattgaattgactgaatttaatttttaattaaattgaattgactgaatcatgaaattatttttatttattcaaagaaaaatttaaaagggCCAACTTTGTCACTTAAGCGTAGAACTTGAAAATTAACGTTGTATATGtgtaaattcaaattttacgTTAGAAATAAACTGTCTAAATCCAAAtagataaattcaataaaatgaaaattttggggaTTGAAATAAAGATTTTCGTGGTTTTTAAATCAAATATTTGACAAGAAGCGAAACATTTTTCTCATCTTCGTCAATTGACGACATTTTGatcgtgaaaattttccaactataAGTTTCTTGATTGAAGCGTTTCTCaaagaaaaatcgttttccctgtatgataattttctttacCTGGTTGGAGACAAGCTTCGAGAACTCCTCTGGCATGCGCCATGCGAGACGTGATGGTTTTCCATGTTGCAGTAGATTTGTCAAAGTCATCGGTTTCCTTAGGTAGCTGTTTTCTTATGTCCTCTGAGTTGAAAATACTATCCAAATAGGTAAATtgtttttgcactaggaggacGGTCTCAATTACTTCACTAACTGTGGATAAGGATTTTTCCCAATGTTCAACTTCCATGGCGAAGGGTTCAACAAAGCTGAAGcataaaaaatgtcaacaCTTACTAAATAAATCCAACAATCGCAGAGCAAAATTCATTTATACTTATGATTTCTTCAGCCCCATATCGAGGGAAAAAATGCCAGAGAAACTGTacatttttcctctctttACTCTGCAAAATTGACTCAATGTTATGGCACTTAATCTCAAATCTAATAATTTTATGTTGTGAATATTGTGACgttaatgataatgaaaaagaatGAGTGACAGCTGGTTAcgataaaagagaaaaaataatgacaattCTTTTTCACTAATTTTCTGAGTTTTACGCTCATGACTGTACGTACCCAGTCCCATGACGGGTTTTCAGTAGTTTTAAAAGTGTTATATGCTTACCTCGTTGACTTCATAGCAGACAGCTGAACTAAATGTTCTTCCACAGTCTGGACGACTTCGTCAACCGATCGAAGGATAAAAATCCCTCGATTTTTGTACGGCGCCATATCCAGGAGTCGGTCTTCCCAGACAGTACAGATGTTTTTCAAGCCCTTTTAATATGATCAAGAGAATCCCTTATTTGAAAATCAGAACTGTTTTTAATAAGACAGTGCTTTTAccttttgtttaattattgcACCGGTAATTAAAGCCCTAGTAATATAATACACAATTTTTTACCATTTCTATCATCAGTTCCATAGATGCAGCATTCGAAATATCATTAATCTCCTCAGCAAAGTCATACATTTGCATTTCCAATATGGCATGAAGCGTAAAATCCTCTGAATCTTGTTCAAAATCATGATCAATGATCGATTTAACTTTTTCCCAATGACGATCACGCATTGCTGAATTTTTCAGGTCACTCATTAATGGAAGAGTCCTTCGGAATCTGTCGACTCGTAATCGCGTCTGCTCGGCAATTTTCCAGCCTCTCTCCTTGAATTCTCGGGAGAGTTTCGTGAATTTGCGAAATAAATTGTTGGCGACAGTCTCTATTTCATCGATTTcaagtgtccaaaaatttgaTGTCTCATAGTGTGTCCAGATATCATCCCATTCTTTTGTCAATTGCCATGCTATCTCAATTGCTGCCAaatcctgaaatatcgaaggGACATTAGTCATTCAgaagcgaagtggtaaaatgatACAAATTGACTGATCTCTGCGTCGGGTTTTGAGTAATATCTCCGGATCTACGAGCGATAGCgcaatttttgttataacatttAGTGTTCTTTAGACCAATATTTGTAGTCAATtcagttcattaaaaaaatctgttgaTAATTATCATTCTTTCGGTCctacaaaatttattaccatttctactttggaaatttcccgTGAATCAGGCAGGGAGACGTCAAATATCTTGAGGTTCGCGGTCAAATCATGTCCTACACCCTTCAGATGTTCAATCTGCCCACGAAAATCTTCCAACCAGGCAAGGGCATCTATACAATAGAAATTAGTGGAAATTTTACAAGAAATAATACATTTTCTGATTTCAAAATTCTGAATTTGGGACCTGCGATTTTAAGTTTAGAGTCTTGAAAGCCTCAATTcaatagcgaagtggtaaaacaacATAAGTCACTTTCGACCagcttttgatgaatatctcgaaatctaaaaAAGGTACCACAATTTCTGTCGAAACTTTTTTGTGCAGTAAattgagtactacaataaatgttattacaaaaatttcgctatctcccttagtTTTAGAGGTATTGCCCCAAAAATTGACTCACAGATAAGTGaagttatctcgttttaccacttcgctaccgAATTCGACCTCAAAAGTCAGCAAATAAATTTTGCTTTTGTTGCGTATCCTttaatgactttttttatattcttgtcaccttttatgaaaaaatagtaattGAACCCACGTTCAATAGTTACGGAATAGcgacaaaattgaaattttggaaaatcacACTATTTACATTAACAGATGAGACAAGCAAGAACAAAGATGTAATAACAGAGTGAATTAAACGCACCTGTAGTTCTCCAAACAGCATCAAATGGTCCATTATCATGAAATTTCACCAGTAACCCAGTTGCATCTGCCGTGAATGTTGCGGCTTCTTCCAAGAGTTTGTTCTTGAACAACTCCTACCGAAAACAAAATTAACGCGAAGCTGtctggataatttttcatgattatcAGTTTTTACCACGAGAATCTGTGAAGAGTCTTCACACTCGTAATTTAATCGAAATTATTATTCcacttataaattttttaaactttcgCAAGTTCAACAGCCCAGGGTCTGGACTATTTTCACTATTTAGCATATCTCCTCGACGAACACTAGCGATCAATTTGCcttttttgtaataattatcggctgttaaaaaataaataaaaatttactgaacATCTCAAATGATATGTCACCCTGAATCCGTGAATTGCTCAGTAATTATCACTGAATTCCGTTATTGAAAAGCCCTGAACGGTTCAATCAAAGAGTAATCCCTTcgtttcactgaatttttctctcagtgtatgtAAACCATCGGCGTTCACATATGAAAGTATCTTCACCCACCTCGAGAATAGGCCACCGGAGATTTAAAAATGCATCATTGAACAGGCACATTGTCATCATTCTAGACATAAAGGCTTATGAAAAAGGACATTGTACcttattttcttcaattgtCACCTCGGAGGTAGAAAGCAATGTGAGATATTGTCCCCAATAGATCTTCAGACCTTGCAACTTTCTTTTGAATTCCAGTGTCATGGGAATCTCGTACTTCACTGAATATATCACAAATACCAAGTTATATCACACCGAATATGATGAGATAATGTGTTAATGAGTTTGATAATGCATAGCGAAACTCCAGTAATCACTCGGGGATTTCTTGAATCTGTAATTCCTCCGGGCAATACCATCGATTGCTACTCTTTAATTCCCCTCAGGGATTTACCTAGTGTCTGGTACTGTTCCTGGAGCTTGGGGAATTCTTCTTCCTTCAGATGAATTTCTGTTTTCAGTCTATCGAGAAGGCACAACATAACTTGCATCTCCGTGAGATTCCTCGGCTCTTTCTCCACTCtggaaaattataaagatGGCGATGTTTATGTCTTACAAGTATTTAACATTTCATCATACGAAGAAATTGCAGGAGAACAGTTTTAGAGTAATTCATGAGCCACGTCGACTAATGGGACGGGAGTCTTATTTATATCGAGTCTTAATTCAGTTCCGGAGCACTAAacttcgaaataaaaaaaaagtccttAATCATGAACTTAATTTAGTTACCAAatggcgatttttttaaaaatatttgatgattGTACTCAGTCGAAATCAATCAAAAGTCGATAATGTGaatgattaatatttttcaaacgacATTATTAATATCTCGGTGAGGATTTGCTGTCATATAcctcattagaaaaaaattgaaaataatttttagcgCTAACTTCGTATCAAGAAAGTGGGCCCTTTTCGTCAGGACGACCCCAAATCATTCTTGTTCCAGGATACTCCCTCGAAAAAGCCcttgaataattcaaatattttctatttactTATCGGAATTTTCCGCTATATACTGATACAATCCATCGAGCGTCATCTGAGTTATCCGTAGAAGAAGACCTGTCAGTTTTTGCTGCCATAGCGAACAGTCTTTTATTATAGCAGCTTTCAGACGATCGGAATTTATATCGAGAAAATGTACGGTAGTCACTGTTTCCTGCATTTTCACATTATTTGCAACTTCAGTGTATCGTCCAATGTCAGCGTCAAATGAAGCTACtgtaggattgagtttttcatatCTGCAAtgcaaattttaattgaaatgctTCAAGCCAGAGTCCAGGGGAATTAAACATATTAAATGTGTACGACGTTGAAAGAACCTCGTTATGAACATATCTCTGTTCACTTCCCATATGTCAGCAAAAGATTCCCAGGATTTCAGGTACTGTTGAATATGTTGAGTACAATATAATACTTCGTCATTAAGTTTCTCCTGGAGTTTGTGAAAATTATGATCTTCAGTCAAAGTTTCGTGGAGATCTTTCGAGTTATTTCCAGGGAAGGAAAATAAATCTCTCAATCttggaaattttcttttcagagGTTCTAGAAGATGACTGGTCAGACCGCCGATGAGCTCCGTGATTTCGTACAGAGAAGGTACGAAATTAATCTGGAAAGCATTACAcggtcagaaaaaaattgaatttcatggaCCATTCACTAATTATTTCCAATGCAGTGATATTGGATACAATTTCGGAATCAACAAATCATTAAATCGAGTTTTACTGGAAAATGTGggaaattccagaattttaaGCACCAGGAAAATGAATGTGTTTTGACCTAcgcaattttataattttaattgctaCGAATTGCTACAAATTGTAACTCGATTCGCACATTTTTTCAGCCTCCGAAAAATGATTCCAAAGAGTACGCGAAATACGGAAATTGGTATTTGCGGTACATCATGTGATTCAATTCACAAATCAATTGTGTTTTCATATATatgaaaaatcactgaaacACCGGCTTTTTCCTGCCGAATCCCCCGTCACACGAAGTTCAGGGGAAATACCTGCGACGTCAGTATTTTCCACCCTTATTTTTTGCCAGTGGTTATAGATAGTCACTTTAGATTGTGTTGTCACGATGTATCTACGTTATCAGCTCTTACATCCGAATTGTGGACTTTCAAGATCATATCGATCCAAGACAAGCGTAAGTGCAACGAGTTTCTTATTTATACAGATACGCTGGTCTGTCATTAAGAGGTCGATATGATAAATATCCGCTGATAAAACGAATTAGTTATTTTAAATGAACAGAATTTCGTTGTAAGTCAGGGTCTATTTGGTTGCACAAAATGTTCATTCGTTAATAGTCAGCGAATTTCGTTTGGAGTTAATGAATCGTTCTATCAGTGCGGGGAATGAGACCATGAGATAACTCACTTTCTTATCAATGAGGTCAGCCTCAATATGGAAAACTGGAGATGTTCCAGTCGTTCCATGCAAGAGGTGGTACATCCTAATCATTGACTCCTTCATGCAAAATTTGATGGCCTCTTCCAGTAGTTTATCTAAGTTGATGAGATAAATCTTCCATGCGGTTGTACCCTTAAACGAAATGAGAGATACCAAAAGAGATTAGTCTCAGTATCTTGAGCTAGTATCGAGAGTGGAGTTATCCTCAAACTAAGTGCTATTTGCACTTCCAAACTTCAcgatattaaattaaataatgggACGTAATGAAACGTAATCAGATGCATTTAAGACATAATAATTTACTGCAACAAAACGGTTCTACAATAGAACAATtgatcaccccccccccccccctgtccTTTTCCTCTCTCCCATGCTCATCACAATATAAATTCCTCAAGTAAATTTTGAAGTCTTCATTTGAAATCTTCTGCCTCTGGGGATTACGATTTTAAACGCTTCAATTCAAACTTCAtttgagtttaaaaaaaaaatacaaatttagaAAGAGAATATTATGGTTTTAGTGCAAGCGAGGgggtgaataaataataccCATTGCAAACCATTTGTAGCTGCCACCAGATAATTAACAGTCAACTTACTTCATCGATTGTTGACCGAAATCCTTCATAAACCGTCGATATGTATTGGGTTATCCCGTGGTATTTAGATTGTATCATCCGAAAGACTTTGTCTCTGAAACAAAAtagattgataaaaaatatatttatgtatattatatatagGTAAAAGAATATAGTATGATACAGTGTAAAAAgcctaaaataaatgaatatatttatatacatTAATGTAatacattaatatttttatatacatTATTGTAATacattaatatatatatttatatttatatatattcagaGAATTGTGTGGGTGAACCAATGAACGTTCTCTCCCAATTATTTTGGCTACACGAAAATCAGGAAGTGAACCGCTTCGCTGTTCCAGTAAAGCTTTCCCCAACCAGGAAGCGAGGGTCCAAGAATGAAAGGGCTCGTATTTCCGAATTGCCATTACAAGTGATAACATTGCCAGCATTCGTTTTTCACAGACTTCACGTGACATTCAGTTATTTCTGATACGATCCTCCAATCAAAGGCATTCGTCCTCAATTTCCATCCAAGGAATATAACGCCCTTGAGTGGTTACAATAACTCCCCTATTGGGAAGCGAggcaatacaaaaaaaaaaaacctcgagGGACAGTTTTACACTGGCaattttctcccatttttagtgaaaaaaaaagggtaatTGCTTTTGTTTCATTCTAGTATAGCCGTTTTTACTAATAAATCAGAAATATGTTTCCGAATGGACATGTTTTACGGTGGAAACGAGGAGAAAAATCTATGAATCATCGTGACCAAACACCTGCAGAATGCATAAGGGTCTAACGAATAACTAGAGAAGAGGGTGCGATTTGCGTGCTTACGATTGGACAAtcgtattcatttatttttgattgttatactaaagaaaaaaattacttgtgTCAATTTCTGTCATTTGTGATGTGCATTAGAAAATTCTTATTGAATCTATTGcccttaaataaatatttattatccacattttatatttattatccaCATTTTGTCCTGTTTATTACCTCAACCGCTATGAACCTCGTGAGTGTTTATAGGAACTTTTAAAATTCTCCTTTCTTcacaaatgataattttttatattttattagacTGCTACATTCAATAACATTTCAATTTCTATTTCCTCTGATTTCTATTTTCACAACATATCAAtattattccattgaaaaatatcccgTGCAATGGTTGTACCATCTGGTAACAGATACTACCACAGACAGTATCATATATGTATAATACTGCCTGTAGCAGCATCCGTTCTCACTTCAATACATGTTTTGAAGTGAGAATAGCgacgttattttttattttcaaataatatatattttttattctcaaataaTCAATTTAGCAGACAGAATTTTTTACTACTGTTCCAATATTAGTTTACATTACCAGGAGGCCGGGGGTGAAGGGTCTTGTGACGGATggggtgaaaataaaaatcaaatctgTTGTGttctataattaattatttggggTTTTTGTGGAGAATATGGAGTAAAGGTTCTGAATATGTGAAATATGctcaaattattttgaaattgtcCTTTATAAGTGAATGATCgagtataataaataatttggatAAAGAAATGATTTGGAATCTCAAAAAtgaggagaaatatttttttaagattGTGAAAGCTTGAAATATATAATCATCAAAAAGAAAGAATATAGAATGTACATTTTTAGATGTACTTTATAAGATAATcttaataaatcaatgaaataattaaattgaataacgTAATGTTACTTgactaataattttaatttttttatattctaatatcaaattaatttgttagaaaagatttttttttcgtgcaaatttttttatattgtatCAACACATTCTGAGGTAAAAAGTTCGACAATTTTTCGATCGTCTCCGATCAAATGTGTGAGAAAGGTTTTCTTCGATTCAATAGTGAAATGATAAACGGGGTCAACTCGACTTTGACTTTGACGAAGGTCAGCATAAATTTGGTAAAATAAATTGGTaacgaaaaatcatttccctACTTGAATATTGGAAAATAGGACTCATTTCATCGTCATCTAACGTACCTTCATAGCCCTCACGAccaaaaattgtttatcgtaaatattttgaaagatCAGCGTTCGTTTATTTTGATACCCAAGAACCCATCCCTCAAtatccttcgaagggatctattttttttttaaagaatagaAAATACCGAAAGAAATCACAAATGGTATTTTGTTCTCGCCACATTTTTCACGGGAAAAGAAGCTACAGAAGTTCTTTAAACTATTCGAAGGATTCACAAAAGGGAATTTGGGGATGCTGGAATGGCCACAATTTAATAAGTTACGATGCTCAAAGAACATTTCGTAAAGTTTTAAGCCCCATTATAACTGGCCATCTAAGTACTGCGTTGGCCATTTTTTGACAATCCTCTGACCAAGTATTTCCTTCGTTTTCGTTaaggtaaaacgagataagttgattTATCTCTGACTCCAATATTCGAccaatatctcggaatctaataAAGATCGTGGAATTTTTGGTACATGTGTTTTAGTACTCAATTCActccacaaaaaatataataataaaaattttactataaattttctatcaattctaaaatatttatgaaaaactgATCTTTAATTAAAAGGAGAATCTCATTTTACCCCTTCGCTACTgatatattcaataaaatttagaaaattcatcaaaaaaaaatcagaaaaagtgctataaaatttttctcaatttactctgaaattacgaaaaatgggaaatttttattaaataattctgtgtaaatgtcccacgagaattAACTCATCTCTAAAAAATCCCTAAACAAtgaatgttcctaataatgtCCAAAAAAATGTCGATTTAGAATcaaagaacaatttttttaaagctaaaagaattaaatttataatcgccagaaaaaatgataaacgaTGAACAACTTTCTATTGGTTTATTATAACTATTTTCCTCATCGCAGTTCACGACTCAACTGCAGCAGTTTACTTGCACTACTTTCCCCAAAATGACCAACTGAAACattctctcaaaaaaaaatcaacgtaaAATGAATTCTCCTGAAATTGTCCCCCAAAAAAGTCTGACTTTTCTGTGTGACAAATAATTGCCGAGATAAATCCTCGAAAGGACAACGTTTACTGTGTGATAAGCGTCACGCGTATCCTATGCATCCACTACCTAGTATCGATCGTATTCATTTCTCCCAACGTTTCTGCCCCTGCTGTCTTCATAGCTGTCCTAAAAATTGCACAAAATGGTGGAGGGGTTGGGAGGGAATCAGACATAAACAAatagctttaaaaaattctctgattCAATTTCCAGTGTTTCAAGAAATTATTCCAGTAT
Protein-coding regions in this window:
- the LOC135170524 gene encoding dynein axonemal heavy chain 2-like; translation: MKESMIRMYHLLHGTTGTSPVFHIEADLIDKKINFVPSLYEITELIGGLTSHLLEPLKRKFPRLRDLFSFPGNNSKDLHETLTEDHNFHKLQEKLNDEVLYCTQHIQQYLKSWESFADIWEVNRDMFITRYEKLNPTVASFDADIGRYTEVANNVKMQETVTTVHFLDINSDRLKAAIIKDCSLWQQKLTGLLLRITQMTLDGLYQYIAENSDKVEKEPRNLTEMQVMLCLLDRLKTEIHLKEEEFPKLQEQYQTLVKYEIPMTLEFKRKLQGLKIYWGQYLTLLSTSEVTIEENKVQCPFS